One Chloroflexota bacterium DNA segment encodes these proteins:
- a CDS encoding pilus assembly protein — MKSTGQAMVEFALMLPIFIIVVVGFLGMAVVFFSFVGASSAAREGVRFLAGNSYATNAEVQTTICTSNPILMSSANCLSRSQAVNNRTSCLDSYDMCIVIEPATGRIPGTLLNVTVRYHTPVPTLNVSFLNGPGFTFLGPIWVESTSVMRVEE, encoded by the coding sequence ATGAAATCAACCGGCCAAGCGATGGTCGAGTTTGCGTTGATGCTACCTATCTTCATCATCGTTGTCGTCGGCTTTTTGGGGATGGCGGTGGTGTTTTTTTCGTTTGTAGGCGCATCGTCGGCTGCGCGCGAGGGTGTACGCTTTCTCGCCGGAAATTCGTATGCCACGAATGCTGAAGTCCAAACAACGATCTGCACGTCCAACCCAATCTTGATGTCCAGCGCGAATTGTTTGTCGCGTAGCCAAGCGGTAAACAATAGAACCAGTTGTTTAGATAGCTACGATATGTGCATCGTCATTGAACCAGCCACCGGTCGCATTCCGGGAACCTTACTGAATGTGACAGTTCGATACCACACACCGGTTCCTACCTTGAATGTAAGTTTTTTGAACGGACCGGGTTTCACATTTCTAGGACCCATTTGGGTCGAATCAACATCTGTGATGAGAGTAGAAGAATGA
- a CDS encoding pilus assembly protein gives MKLFVQWFKRNLAHWKSHEQGQNAVEMAIVTPFMMFLILAIFEMGQVFYAYLAIVNTARDGTIYASLNPIVTTTCPDPIPPVGTSGYGSMTHECKKFAERLSADVVAASLDTNLLTIARPISTTVPGYSNITVTLSYKLSTFSSGMSMPFFGRMGLPNFYDLRYSLGMLVRYGP, from the coding sequence GTGAAATTGTTTGTTCAGTGGTTCAAACGAAATCTAGCCCACTGGAAATCACATGAACAGGGTCAGAACGCTGTCGAGATGGCAATTGTGACTCCGTTCATGATGTTTTTGATTTTGGCGATCTTCGAAATGGGGCAGGTGTTCTATGCCTACCTTGCGATAGTGAACACCGCGCGCGATGGTACCATTTATGCGTCTCTGAATCCGATCGTAACTACGACTTGCCCTGATCCGATTCCCCCAGTCGGTACCAGTGGTTATGGCTCCATGACTCATGAGTGCAAGAAATTTGCGGAACGGCTGAGTGCGGATGTGGTCGCCGCTTCGTTGGATACTAATTTGTTGACGATTGCTCGACCGATCTCAACTACAGTACCAGGTTACAGCAATATTACGGTCACGCTTAGCTATAAACTCAGTACTTTTTCATCCGGAATGTCAATGCCATTCTTTGGTCGCATGGGGCTACCCAACTTTTATGATCTTAGATATTCATTGGGGATGCTGGTCAGATATGGACCCTAA
- a CDS encoding Flp family type IVb pilin: protein MYLPREEGQGLVEYALILVLVAVVVIAILLLLGPQIGNVFSRITSGLTST, encoded by the coding sequence ATGTATCTGCCACGTGAAGAAGGTCAAGGTTTGGTAGAGTACGCGTTGATCTTGGTTTTGGTTGCCGTGGTCGTGATCGCGATCCTGCTTTTGCTCGGTCCCCAGATTGGCAACGTGTTCAGCCGCATTACCAGCGGTCTCACATCAACGTAA
- a CDS encoding sensor histidine kinase gives MPTPSIPDLHELADQAQKERQQLDSEAREIDVLVKQTTGEVERLQQRQVEFASRLRQLEANLDAYTREEIKNTYAGATDAQMRLFMMRNQLELYQVKQRNIQRFRAQLERVSLLAEQATEASASVLIQGEGDHGVGQQSIIQIIEAQEEERQRLARQMHDGPAQSLTNLILQAEIVERLFDSDLSRARTELDNLKNTANTTFQRIREFIFDLRPMMLDDLGLTPTLKRFTQTFETKTHLPTHLQTIGEYTLSSYVEVTLFRATQELLNNTARHAHASRVNVTLDLQNDPVVLTVEDDGSGFDVENALVSARQRGSSGLATLEKRVQMLGGKLQIQSGTGRGTRVRIELPAT, from the coding sequence GTGCCCACGCCTTCGATTCCTGATTTGCACGAACTTGCCGATCAAGCGCAAAAAGAACGCCAGCAACTCGATTCCGAGGCGCGCGAGATTGACGTGTTGGTCAAACAAACCACCGGCGAAGTCGAGCGACTGCAGCAGCGGCAGGTCGAGTTTGCCAGCCGCTTGCGTCAACTCGAGGCGAACCTGGACGCGTACACGCGCGAGGAAATCAAGAACACGTATGCCGGCGCAACGGACGCGCAGATGCGGCTGTTCATGATGCGGAATCAGTTGGAGCTGTATCAAGTCAAGCAACGCAACATTCAACGTTTCCGCGCGCAATTGGAACGCGTCAGTTTGTTGGCAGAGCAAGCGACCGAAGCGTCGGCGTCCGTTCTCATCCAGGGCGAGGGCGATCACGGTGTAGGTCAACAGTCTATTATCCAGATTATCGAGGCGCAAGAAGAAGAACGCCAACGCCTGGCGCGCCAGATGCACGATGGACCCGCGCAATCGTTGACGAATCTGATCCTGCAAGCCGAGATCGTCGAGCGTCTGTTCGACAGCGACCTGTCCCGGGCGCGCACCGAACTGGACAATCTTAAGAACACCGCGAACACCACGTTCCAGCGCATTCGCGAATTCATTTTTGATTTGCGTCCAATGATGCTCGACGACCTGGGTCTGACGCCGACGCTCAAACGCTTTACGCAAACCTTCGAAACCAAGACGCATCTGCCGACGCATTTGCAGACGATTGGCGAGTACACGCTTTCCTCGTACGTCGAAGTGACCTTGTTCCGCGCGACCCAGGAATTGCTGAACAATACGGCGCGTCACGCGCACGCCTCGCGCGTCAATGTCACGCTTGATCTGCAGAACGACCCAGTTGTGTTGACGGTCGAAGACGATGGCAGCGGATTCGACGTGGAGAACGCGTTGGTGTCCGCGCGGCAGCGCGGCAGTTCAGGGCTGGCGACGTTGGAAAAGCGGGTGCAAATGCTGGGTGGTAAACTGCAAATTCAAAGCGGCACTGGGCGAGGCACACGTGTGCGGATCGAATTGCCGGCGACGTAA
- a CDS encoding response regulator transcription factor, whose protein sequence is MIVDDHPLFRAGLRRVLEMEPDLAIEAEAADGLQAVEKARKLKPQVILMDVNLPSLNGLQATRELTASSNEMAVIILTAYHDDEQMLHALRNGASAYFPKDVNPVELVRAIHAVSSGSYVVNDAVLAKPQVAAWLLNQFDQMAVAGTEGSEFTFQPLSAREMEILKCITRGQSNKEIAQQLGISRQTVKNHMTSILRKLAVNDRTQAAVYALRRGWIRLQDAR, encoded by the coding sequence ATGATTGTGGATGATCATCCACTCTTTCGCGCGGGTTTGCGGCGCGTGCTGGAAATGGAACCGGACCTCGCGATCGAAGCCGAAGCCGCGGACGGTTTGCAAGCGGTGGAAAAGGCGCGCAAACTCAAACCGCAAGTCATTTTGATGGACGTCAACTTGCCCAGTCTCAATGGTTTGCAAGCCACGCGCGAGTTGACCGCATCCTCTAACGAAATGGCGGTGATCATTCTCACCGCGTATCACGACGACGAGCAAATGCTCCACGCGTTACGCAACGGCGCATCGGCGTACTTTCCCAAGGACGTCAACCCGGTCGAGTTGGTGCGCGCGATTCACGCGGTCAGTTCGGGTAGCTACGTCGTCAACGACGCGGTGCTCGCCAAGCCCCAGGTCGCCGCGTGGTTGTTGAATCAGTTCGATCAGATGGCGGTCGCCGGCACGGAAGGATCGGAATTTACCTTTCAACCGCTCTCCGCGCGCGAGATGGAAATTTTGAAATGTATCACGCGTGGGCAGAGCAACAAGGAAATCGCGCAACAACTGGGGATCAGTCGCCAGACCGTCAAGAACCACATGACTTCGATTCTGCGGAAACTCGCCGTCAACGACCGGACGCAAGCCGCCGTGTACGCGTTGCGCCGGGGTTGGATTCGCTTGCAGGACGCGCGTTAG
- a CDS encoding sensor histidine kinase, protein MLYLFLMTSPENRGKAIAAQTMEEERYRLARSLQGGTAHLLANAVLEIENCLKLMDVHPESARQGMTDLVRELHQGLGDLRELIAELQPPLLDELGLSPSVKKYTDEFARRTGIQVTLRGWRVLVERLPSTVETALFRIIQEALENVRQHSRASRAELVFTLARDHLQITISDNGAGFDPTRGVLPRRRLGLAAMRDRAESIGGTLHVFSKPGRGVRVMLVAPLRVRSGRRGEYAKGGAQN, encoded by the coding sequence ATGCTATACTTGTTTCTGATGACGTCTCCCGAAAATCGCGGCAAAGCTATTGCGGCGCAAACGATGGAAGAAGAACGCTATCGTCTGGCGCGTTCGTTGCAAGGCGGTACTGCGCATCTACTTGCGAACGCGGTGTTGGAGATTGAGAATTGTTTGAAATTGATGGATGTTCACCCCGAATCAGCACGCCAGGGCATGACCGATCTTGTGCGCGAGTTGCATCAGGGCTTGGGCGATTTGCGCGAGCTGATAGCCGAACTCCAACCCCCGCTACTCGACGAATTGGGGCTCAGTCCCAGTGTGAAAAAATATACCGATGAATTTGCGCGACGCACTGGCATTCAGGTGACTCTGCGCGGTTGGCGCGTCCTCGTTGAGCGTTTGCCTTCGACGGTCGAAACGGCGTTGTTTCGGATCATCCAAGAAGCCCTGGAAAATGTTCGCCAACATTCGCGCGCCTCGCGGGCAGAACTGGTGTTCACCTTAGCGCGCGATCATTTGCAGATCACGATCAGCGATAACGGTGCGGGGTTCGATCCTACGCGCGGGGTGCTGCCCCGCCGACGTTTGGGGCTTGCCGCGATGCGCGATCGCGCGGAATCTATTGGGGGAACGTTGCACGTGTTCTCAAAACCTGGGCGCGGCGTGCGTGTGATGCTAGTCGCCCCACTACGAGTCCGGTCCGGACGACGAGGTGAATATGCCAAAGGCGGCGCTCAAAACTAA
- the trxB gene encoding thioredoxin-disulfide reductase: protein MENLIIIGSGPAGLSAAIYAARGNLKPLVLTGQEIGGQIALTNEVENYPGFPDGITGPELVQLMQKQAEKFGARIEIDVVTEVNLRTHPLQLKTQNEMTYEAKSLIIATGASPRRLNVPGERELTGRGVSYCATCDGFFFRNKEIAVVGGGDSALQEGLFLTKFASKVHIIHRRAALRAQPILQDRARENPKINFVWNSVVKQVKGNGKVETLVLENTQTRAMSELPAQGVFVYVGHIPNTALFKGQLDMDEEGYLRVDARLRTNVPGVFAAGESHDHVFRQAVVSAGYGCMAELEAEKFIADFDARK from the coding sequence ATGGAGAATCTAATTATCATTGGCTCTGGACCCGCCGGGTTGAGCGCGGCGATCTACGCGGCGCGCGGGAATTTGAAACCGTTGGTGTTGACGGGACAAGAGATCGGCGGACAGATCGCATTGACGAACGAAGTGGAAAATTATCCGGGCTTTCCCGATGGCATCACCGGACCGGAGCTGGTGCAGTTGATGCAAAAGCAGGCGGAAAAGTTTGGCGCGCGCATCGAAATTGATGTGGTCACGGAAGTAAATTTGAGGACACATCCGCTTCAGTTGAAAACGCAAAACGAAATGACGTACGAAGCCAAGTCGTTGATCATCGCGACCGGCGCGTCGCCGCGCCGCTTGAACGTGCCAGGCGAACGCGAGTTGACCGGGCGCGGCGTATCGTACTGCGCGACGTGTGACGGATTTTTCTTTCGCAACAAGGAAATCGCCGTTGTCGGCGGCGGCGACAGCGCGTTGCAAGAAGGTCTGTTCCTGACCAAGTTCGCGAGCAAAGTCCACATTATTCATCGCCGCGCGGCGCTGCGCGCGCAACCGATTTTGCAAGACCGCGCGCGCGAAAATCCGAAAATCAATTTCGTGTGGAACTCGGTTGTCAAGCAAGTCAAGGGCAACGGCAAGGTCGAGACGCTCGTGCTCGAGAATACGCAGACGCGCGCGATGAGTGAATTGCCGGCGCAAGGCGTGTTTGTCTACGTCGGGCACATTCCGAATACGGCTCTCTTCAAAGGGCAGTTGGACATGGACGAGGAAGGGTATTTGCGCGTGGACGCGCGCTTGCGCACGAATGTCCCCGGCGTGTTCGCGGCAGGCGAATCGCACGACCATGTATTTCGCCAAGCGGTCGTCAGCGCAGGGTACGGCTGTATGGCAGAACTCGAAGCGGAGAAATTTATCGCCGATTTTGACGCGCGGAAATAG
- a CDS encoding 16S rRNA (uracil(1498)-N(3))-methyltransferase has product MHRFFISPQAIQGDRAILRGTLVHQIRDVLRMHPGDEFILLDNSGAAYRVELVTLDRDTARARVNDKWKLETEPPVHVTLYQGLLKGQKFDFVLQKGTEIGVSVFVPLLAERCIVGSLDDVSDARVERWDRIIVEAAEQAGRAILPNLMPPMLFAHACDQTPANGLALIPYEGEKSRGLREALAHAPRAKTINLFIGPEGGFTEDEIALAKDKGVLPVSLGPRILRAETAGLVAVSAVLYELGDLG; this is encoded by the coding sequence ATGCATCGCTTTTTCATCTCTCCGCAAGCTATTCAAGGTGACCGCGCTATTTTGCGCGGTACGCTCGTGCATCAGATTCGCGATGTGTTGCGAATGCACCCCGGCGACGAATTTATTTTGCTCGACAATTCCGGCGCGGCGTATCGCGTCGAACTGGTCACGCTCGATCGTGACACCGCGCGGGCGCGCGTGAACGACAAATGGAAATTGGAGACCGAGCCGCCGGTGCACGTCACGTTGTATCAAGGTCTGCTCAAAGGGCAAAAGTTCGATTTCGTTTTGCAAAAGGGCACCGAAATCGGCGTGAGTGTTTTTGTGCCGCTCCTCGCCGAGCGTTGCATCGTCGGCAGTCTCGACGATGTGAGCGACGCGCGCGTCGAACGTTGGGATCGCATCATTGTCGAAGCGGCGGAGCAAGCCGGGCGCGCGATCTTGCCGAACTTGATGCCCCCGATGTTGTTCGCGCACGCGTGCGACCAAACGCCGGCGAACGGCTTGGCGTTGATTCCGTACGAAGGCGAGAAATCGCGTGGACTGCGCGAGGCGCTCGCGCACGCGCCGCGCGCCAAAACGATCAATCTGTTCATCGGACCCGAAGGTGGTTTCACCGAAGACGAAATCGCGTTGGCGAAAGACAAAGGTGTGCTGCCGGTCTCGCTGGGTCCGCGCATCCTTCGCGCCGAAACCGCGGGCTTGGTCGCGGTGAGCGCGGTGCTGTACGAACTGGGCGACCTGGGATAA
- the prmA gene encoding 50S ribosomal protein L11 methyltransferase has protein sequence MNWIELSTQTDAEGAEAAAALLNELVSGGAVIEQTLITEAGETMDPARAFTVRAFFSSDDRAQVERAEVALWHLSQLRAMSAPQTRELAEEDWAEAWKKYYTILHLGKRLVIKPSWLEYVAQPDEIVIELDPGMAFGTGLHPTTRLCMVALEEQQANLAKVSRFAPSQGWQMLDVGCGSGILSITAAKLGAREILALDLDKVAVETTARNVAFNHVEPIIRVEQRSIDAARECNQFDLVCINILAEVICDLAPAVAAALRANGVVIASGILDFKADDVREVFAAVGIHVIEQKQEDDWVTLVGAKRSSDN, from the coding sequence ATGAACTGGATTGAACTGAGCACCCAAACCGATGCCGAAGGCGCCGAAGCCGCCGCGGCGTTGCTCAACGAATTGGTGAGCGGCGGCGCGGTGATCGAGCAAACCTTGATCACCGAGGCAGGCGAAACGATGGATCCGGCGCGAGCGTTTACCGTTCGCGCCTTTTTCTCATCCGACGACCGCGCGCAGGTTGAACGCGCCGAGGTCGCGCTGTGGCATTTGTCGCAATTGCGCGCGATGAGCGCGCCGCAGACGCGCGAACTGGCGGAAGAGGATTGGGCGGAGGCGTGGAAAAAATATTACACGATCCTGCACCTCGGCAAGCGACTCGTCATCAAACCGTCGTGGCTAGAGTACGTCGCGCAACCGGACGAAATCGTGATCGAACTCGACCCAGGGATGGCGTTCGGCACCGGCTTGCACCCGACGACACGCTTGTGCATGGTTGCGCTCGAAGAGCAACAAGCGAACCTTGCGAAGGTTTCCCGCTTCGCGCCTTCGCAAGGTTGGCAGATGCTCGACGTGGGATGCGGCTCCGGCATTCTTTCGATCACCGCGGCGAAGCTTGGTGCGCGCGAAATTCTCGCGCTCGATCTAGACAAGGTCGCGGTGGAAACGACCGCGCGCAATGTCGCGTTCAATCACGTCGAGCCGATCATTCGCGTCGAACAACGCTCGATTGACGCCGCGCGTGAATGTAACCAATTCGACCTCGTCTGCATCAATATACTGGCAGAGGTGATTTGCGATCTTGCGCCTGCCGTCGCCGCCGCGTTGCGCGCGAATGGGGTAGTCATCGCGTCCGGTATTCTCGATTTCAAAGCGGACGATGTGCGCGAGGTATTCGCTGCCGTCGGGATTCACGTGATCGAACAAAAGCAAGAGGACGATTGGGTCACGTTGGTCGGCGCGAAACGTTCTTCTGACAACTGA